Within the Gorilla gorilla gorilla isolate KB3781 chromosome 15, NHGRI_mGorGor1-v2.1_pri, whole genome shotgun sequence genome, the region AAATCACTTTGGTAAATTTAAACATACAGGCTAATTAGCATTCTCTTAAATATAGGTTTAAAATGGTATCAAATGAAATCCATTCATAAGCCAGTTGATTAGTAAGTTTTAGTCCACTTCCATTTTACTAAACTGCTTGGTGTATGTATGCATCAACTAGAATTTCCTGCAAATGCTTGGATTCATTTCAGGATTCATTAGGCATAAGACATTAACTTTGGTTCACTTTTTATCATTAGCAAGCCTTGGAATCTATCATATTTGACTGTCAGCTTTTGAACAAAACACAAACATGAACTCCATTACAGTATAACAGTCAACTCTTAAACATTCCCAAACTAGGGCAGATGGGATTGTTTCCTGAAGATATATGAAAATGTAGGTAAGatatgtggccaggcgcggtggctcacacctgtaatcctagcactttgggaggctgaggcaggtggatcacctgaggtcagaagttcgagaccagcctggccaatgtggtgaaaccccatttctactaaaaatacaaaagttagccgggcatggtggcacacacctgtaatcccagctacttgggaggctgaggcagcagaattgcttgaaccggggaggtggaggttgcagtgagctgagattgtgccgttgcactccatcctgggtgacgaaagcaaaactccgtctcaaaaaaaaaaaaaagtatatgtaatGCCCACCCTGACACAAGGGAGGCAAGAAAAGGATCATGCACTGAAATGATTAGCAAGTAACTATTTTATGTATTCACCAGCAATTTGAGGCAGACATGAATGAACAGGAACGCTTGGAGGATGATCCTGATTGAAAAACATTTCAACGTATCCACAGTCCAGTGAGAATACTATGGTACCATACAGTATAAACAACTGCTcagtgatatttccatttattttactttgagtaATAAAAATTTTTCTATCTCATACATGATTGAACACATAAGTTGCTTTAAAATTAACAGTCACAATTGAAGAAACAATGGTTTATTTTTCTAATCAAGTGACCAAGCTGCTGAATCATAAGGCCTCAACAAATGTTGCATCTTATTATTTCATTGAACAATAAGACCTTCTATTGTGATTATTTCTGGTAAATAGCAATTTTGTTTCTCCAGCGGTTTCCATTTGCCAAACAGTCATGACAGATGGTTGAACATGGTGGCTACTGCTTTCGGGGGATTCTATCAGATGAGTCCTCATTTCCAATAAAGCAGCTGTTGGCAATCTTTCATCAAAAGTTCATCCATCAGGACTTCTCTATCGTGGTTGCCCAAGGAGTCCTGCTTTGGCTGCCAGGGCTTCATTCTGCTGAATATGATATTCCTGAAATCTCATGGATATTCTTtgtgtcatttttaaatatttctgtaagCAATGTTCTGAACAGGTGGTCTAGGAATGAAAAGGGAAGATCCAAGAGGCAacacaaaaatatgaatttttaaaaatgcatgtattCTAAAAGAATCAGTGGGGtagtttgcttttctttgaatatatCTGAGAATTAAATAGTACTAATTGGCAGCAACTGACCATAGCTTTTAATTGATACTTTCATTCACTGACAAGCATTAATATATATTGAATGCCTGCCAGTTTGTAGTCACTAAGAGCAATGATAAGTCTCTGTTTTCAAAAAGCTTCTGGACTAGATTTTCTGCAAGTGTATTAAGTGAAAGCCcacattcctgtcttcttgttTCGATTATTAAAATGTAGACCCAGTAGtaagtttgttcctttttaatgaGAAACAACATTCTTAATTCTCaaccttttactttttattttaattaattaattaatttatttatttatttttgagagggagtcttgctgtgtcacccaggcttgagtgcagtggtgcgatctcggctcactgcaagctccgcctcctgagttcatgccgttgtcctgcctcagcatcccgagtaactgggactacaggtgcctgccaccatgcctggctaattttttgtatttttagtagagacggggtttcactgtgttagccaggatggtcttgatctcctgacctcgtgatccgcctgcctcagcctcccaatgtgctgaagttccaggcgtaagccaccgtgcccggcctatttatttatttttttgagacaggttctctctctgttgcccagggtggagtgcagtgcctcactgtggcctcaacctcctgggcttaagtgatcctcctacctcagcccctggagtagctgagactacaggcacacaccaccacgcctggctaatttttcattttattttttagtagagatgagggctggtgctttttgttgttgttgctgttgacagggtcttgctctgtcgcccaggctagagtgcagtggtgcaatcacagctcactgcaacctctgcctcccgggctcaggtgaccctctcacctcagctcccgagtagctgggaccacaggcatgtaccaacatgtccagctaatttttttttgtattttttgtaaagacagggtttcaccatgttgctgaggctggtttcgaactcctgggctcaagtgatccacctgccttggcctcccaatgtgctgggagttcaaagttacagtgagctatgattatgccattgcactccagcctgggtaacagagcgagaccctgtcttaaaaaaatagttaAGACTTCTAATAGGATGAGGTTTTCAATATGAGCCACCAAAGTCAAGCTTTGCTTTTTCCAAAGCCAACCAGAATTCCCAGGGCCATACAGAAAGGCTGTGCCAAGTTTCTCTAGGTAGGCCATCTTGGCTGAAAGCTAATTAGTAAGAATCTTTGTTGTGAAACAGTAACTCAGCAGCTGCAGCCATCTTCTCTAAAATGGTCTGACTTGGTACAATGTAACTGTCATACTAAATTTGGCACTGTTAAACTCAATGCCGTGGTTCAGTGGCTGCTTCAGTTCTTCCAAGCAATGGAACATAAAAGGTAGTATAAATTCCTGTAATAAGTAGGAACAAGTGAAATGCTTAAGGGGATCCTACTTAGAGTGTTTATGCAGGCTTGGAGAATTTTAGTGAGTAACACTTTTCATACCTCTTCAGGTTTTACTTCTCTTGTTGTGAAGTCTTTAACACAGTCCAAAAAGCAGGTCTCTGTAAGTTTATTGTAGGTCCCCAGAAATTCCTTAAACTACAAACAAACCAGAATGTTctttagtatttgtttttttaaaacaaagatgctTTGAAACTTAAATTACTGGTATTTTCTATTTAGACAAAATATACTATAACACTTGAAATCATAGTTATTATGCTAACTTAAATGGGTACAGTATGATCTAcagaatagttttattttctagttcaatatttaatttttccttgATTATCAGTcagattaaaaatacatatgcttggccgggtgcggtacctcatgcctgtaatcccagcactttgggaggccgaggtgggcggattacctgaggtcaggagttcgagaccagcctggccaacatggtgaaaccctgtctctaataaaaatacaaaaattagccaggtgtggtggcgcatgcctgtaatcccagctactcaggaggctgaggcaggagaattgcttgggcccaggagatggaggttgcagtgaaccaagatcgtgccactgcagtccagcctggccaacaaagagagactgtgtccaaaaaaaaaaaaaaaaaaaaaaaaaaagaacaagaaaaatacatacactttataacatttaatatccattttggaaatgaaatagaaacaattGTTTTGTGAAACCACtgacatggttttttttttttgagatggagtcttgctctgtcacccaggctggagtgcaatggcacgatctcggctcactgcagcctctgcttcctgggtcaagcaattcctgtgcctcagcctcccacgtagctgggactagaggtgtgcaccagcacgcccagctaatttttgtatttttaggagacagagtttcaccatgttggccaggctggtcttgaactcctgacttcatgtgatccacccacctgggcctcccaacgtgctgggattacagatgtgagccactgcacccagcctgacatGGTGGCATTAGTAGCACCTTACATTTTTTTGCAAAATCTTTTCCCCTTAATTAGAATACCTTACCTGTTTTATCTGATCAGATTCTGGTATTTGTGCAGCCATATTCTTCTGGTACCTTTGTTAGTcacctaatttaaaaattcaaaacaagttTGTCAATCTATAAACAAATGTTTTTAGTCTAACTGAAGAGTTAGGGAATCACTGCTCATATTTTATAAATCTGTGTATGTAATTGTATGCCACCACCCCCAATTTCTCAGATCATTAACCATAGAACCTTACAGTTGagaattagattttctttttttttttgagacggagtctcactctgtcaccaggctggagcgcagtggcgccatcttggctcactgcaacctctgcctccgggttcaagcaattctcctgcctcagcctcccgagtagctgggactacaggcacacaccaccgtgcccagctaatttttgtatttttagtagagatggggtttcaccatgttggccaggatggtctcgatctcttaacctcgtgatcggccgcctcggcttcccaaagtgctgggattacaggcgttagccaccgtgcccggccagagaaTTAGATTTTCTAATGCTAGTTTGGGACTCAAAGGCCCTGTCTATCAAAATCTCCAGTTTTAAGATAGTTTGCTCTGCTACCTTGCTAAGCTGCTTGTTTAAAGCCCCATTCCTAGGAGGGTTATAAAGGAAACCAAGatggtgaggtttgggcttaaaaaaataatttaaaaaagctgggtgtggtggctcatgcctgtaatcccagcactttgggaggccgagatatgtggatcacttgaggtcaggagttcaaaaccagcctggccaacatagtaaaaccctatctctacaaaaaatacaaaaattggccagacgtggtgtcatgtgcctgtggtcccagctacttgggaagctgaggcaggagaatcgcttgaactcgggacgttgaggttacagtgagccaagatcacaccactgcactcgagcctgggcgacaaagtgagactccatctcaaataataataataataatgataataaaaagaaaaataaaggaaatcaagagATTTTTGCTGTTTTCCTAAAATTACTTAACTATTCCACTAGTCAccaatttgcttattttaaattttttactattatactCAGTCGAATACATCAAAAATATCAAAGATTTTAACATTTCAACATACAATCACATAAAAAGtattaataagatattttatgttcctttTCTGGTAGTAAGTCTTTGATTTTGGTGAACATTTTACACTTATACCACATCTCAATTTGAATGCtaaattttcatcagaaatacTTGGCCTATATTTAGATTTAATAAAATCTATTGTTGAAAAAGTAGATTCACATATCTGAGCCACTCCAAATACACTTAAAATTAGTTGCTAATTTAACTCTGACCCTTACTACTAATGATCCTTTTACAATGTAAATACAAAGGTTCTATTAATAGTTAACAAACACCAGTTAACAAACACCATTTGCTTAGAAATTGACAACCCTCATGAAGGATATTCagagttttaaaagaaagttaCAGGAATTATACATTCTACTACACATTCTATAGTTCAAAAAGGGCAATCACAGAGACTAATCAGAGACTTCTAATTATAATCTAACGTGGCGGCAACAGGGAAGGGAagacaagtaaataaaaaagCCTTTCTGAATTCCTGAGATTTTCACATATCCTAAATGTAGGACTTAGGTTCAGTTAATCTAGATATAAGAATGTGTATcacattatttatttactatatcCTGGCTAGTTCTAAAAAGGTTGAGCATTTCATATAAAAGATTTGTATTtgtataggccgggcgtggtggctcacgcctgtaatcccagcactttgggaggctgaggcgggcagattaccaggtcaggagatcgagaccatcctggctaacacagtgaaaccccgtctctactaaaaatacataaaattagctgggcgtggtggtgg harbors:
- the TIMM9 gene encoding mitochondrial import inner membrane translocase subunit Tim9, giving the protein MAAQIPESDQIKQFKEFLGTYNKLTETCFLDCVKDFTTREVKPEETTCSEHCLQKYLKMTQRISMRFQEYHIQQNEALAAKAGLLGQPR